In Mycobacterium sp. JS623, one genomic interval encodes:
- a CDS encoding glucose-6-phosphate 1-dehydrogenase has protein sequence MSEQRYDFFGEIFQRYFRPAIDKCPRTGDALVERLFTLSDDVPDRLAQLRRAAMAWGKVETPNAGISSELFVITQHGLMYAAVLAQSARALYYLATPPGLFDPFVDQIDTTELRQGAVAVVDSGFRRDLASAHPMDAALRRILDEHDALRVDLRA, from the coding sequence ATGAGCGAGCAACGCTACGACTTCTTCGGTGAGATTTTCCAGCGGTATTTCAGGCCGGCGATCGACAAGTGTCCGCGGACGGGCGACGCGCTCGTCGAGAGGTTGTTCACGCTCAGCGACGACGTCCCGGATCGATTGGCGCAATTGCGGCGTGCCGCGATGGCATGGGGCAAGGTCGAGACTCCGAACGCCGGCATTTCTTCTGAACTCTTCGTGATCACCCAACATGGTCTGATGTATGCCGCCGTGTTGGCTCAATCGGCCCGGGCACTCTATTACCTGGCCACACCGCCCGGATTATTCGACCCGTTCGTCGATCAGATCGACACCACCGAACTGCGCCAGGGCGCGGTTGCGGTGGTGGACAGCGGGTTCCGCCGTGACCTCGCGTCGGCTCATCCGATGGACGCCGCGCTGCGCCGGATACTCGATGAGCATGATGCGCTGCGGGTGGACCTGCGCGCGTAG
- a CDS encoding poly-gamma-glutamate hydrolase family protein, which translates to MRANHSYFAYGSNLCVQQMARRCPGAVNPRPALLADHDWLINQRGVATVEPFDGSEVHGVVWQVTDHDLATLDSAEGVPVRYRRDRLVVHTDDGPAEAWVYIDHRVDPGPPRPGYLERILDGAEHHDLPFRWIEFLRRWDPANWPMRINKSNSAAPRSLSELLAETGVIEDSTLRSRFGFMAIHGGGLEQMTDVIAERAADAAGASVYLLRHPDHYPHHLSSARYDAEQSARLAEFLDHVEVVVSLHGYGRIGRSTHLLAGGGNRELAQHLARHVDVPGYQVITDLDAIPRELRGMHPDNPVNRVRGGGTQLELTPRVRGISPRSGLPGDDGLTPATSKLVQGLVATARSWPLTSA; encoded by the coding sequence ATGCGGGCGAATCACAGCTACTTCGCGTACGGGTCAAACCTGTGCGTGCAGCAGATGGCACGACGATGCCCAGGGGCGGTCAATCCCCGCCCGGCGCTGCTGGCCGACCATGACTGGCTGATCAACCAGCGCGGTGTCGCCACCGTCGAACCGTTCGACGGATCCGAGGTCCACGGCGTCGTGTGGCAGGTGACCGACCATGACCTGGCTACCCTGGACAGCGCCGAGGGTGTTCCTGTGCGATACCGCCGCGACCGGTTGGTCGTGCACACCGACGATGGCCCCGCGGAGGCATGGGTGTACATCGACCACCGGGTCGATCCCGGCCCGCCCCGACCGGGCTACCTGGAGCGCATCCTGGACGGCGCCGAGCACCACGACCTGCCCTTCCGCTGGATCGAATTCCTGCGACGCTGGGATCCCGCGAATTGGCCTATGCGCATCAACAAGTCGAATTCGGCTGCGCCGCGCTCACTTTCGGAACTGCTCGCCGAAACCGGCGTCATCGAGGACAGCACGCTGCGGTCGCGCTTCGGGTTCATGGCCATTCATGGCGGCGGCCTTGAGCAGATGACCGACGTCATCGCCGAACGGGCCGCCGACGCTGCAGGCGCGTCGGTGTACTTGCTTCGCCATCCCGACCACTACCCGCACCATCTGTCGTCGGCCCGCTACGACGCCGAGCAATCCGCGCGGCTGGCCGAATTCCTCGACCATGTCGAGGTCGTGGTTTCTCTGCACGGATACGGCCGCATCGGCCGCAGCACCCACCTGCTGGCCGGCGGAGGGAATCGCGAGCTGGCGCAGCACCTCGCACGCCACGTCGACGTGCCGGGCTACCAGGTGATCACGGATCTCGATGCGATCCCGCGCGAACTGCGCGGCATGCATCCCGACAACCCGGTCAACCGGGTCCGCGGCGGCGGCACTCAGCTCGAGCTCACCCCGCGGGTGCGCGGGATCAGCCCCCGAAGCGGGCTGCCCGGCGACGACGGCCTGACCCCCGCGACATCCAAGCTGGTGCAGGGCCTCGTCGCGACCGCCCGGTCGTGGCCACTAACGTCGGCGTAG
- a CDS encoding SDR family oxidoreductase, whose translation MILDKFRLDDQVAVVTGAGRGLGAAMAVAFAEVGADVVIAARTQSQLEEVAEQVQAAGRKAHIVVADLAHPDDTAKLAGEAVEAFGKLDIVVNNVGGTMPNTLLTTSVKDMKDAFTFNVLTAHALTIAAVPLMLEHSGGGSIINITSTMGRLAGRGFAAYATAKGALAHYTRQAALDLCPKIRVNAIAPGSILTSALDIVASNDELREPMEKATPMRRLGDPADIAAAAVYLSSPAGSFLTGKMLEIDGGLTIPNLDLPIPDL comes from the coding sequence GTGATTCTTGACAAATTCAGGCTGGACGACCAGGTCGCCGTGGTGACCGGAGCGGGCCGCGGTTTGGGCGCGGCGATGGCCGTGGCATTCGCGGAAGTCGGTGCGGACGTGGTGATTGCCGCCCGAACGCAGTCACAACTCGAGGAGGTCGCCGAGCAGGTCCAAGCGGCCGGTCGCAAGGCGCATATCGTCGTCGCCGACCTCGCGCACCCCGACGACACCGCCAAGCTGGCCGGTGAAGCTGTCGAGGCGTTCGGGAAACTAGACATCGTCGTGAACAACGTCGGCGGCACCATGCCCAACACGTTGCTGACGACGTCGGTCAAGGACATGAAAGACGCCTTCACCTTCAACGTGCTCACCGCTCACGCGCTGACGATCGCCGCGGTTCCGCTCATGCTGGAGCACTCCGGCGGCGGCAGCATCATCAACATCACCTCGACCATGGGCCGGTTGGCGGGCCGCGGTTTCGCCGCATACGCCACGGCCAAGGGCGCGCTTGCGCACTACACCCGGCAGGCCGCGCTGGATCTGTGCCCGAAGATCCGGGTCAACGCGATCGCGCCGGGATCGATCCTCACCTCCGCACTCGACATCGTCGCGTCCAACGACGAACTGCGCGAGCCGATGGAAAAGGCAACGCCCATGCGGAGACTCGGCGATCCGGCTGATATCGCTGCGGCCGCGGTGTATCTCTCATCGCCAGCGGGCAGCTTCCTGACCGGCAAGATGCTCGAGATCGACGGCGGGCTCACCATCCCGAACCTCGACCTGCCCATCCCGGATCTGTGA
- the ku gene encoding non-homologous end joining protein Ku produces MRSIWKGSIAFGLVNVPVKVYSATEDHDIKFHQVHAKDNGRIRYKRVCEVCGEVVEYRDIAKAYESEDGQTVVITDEDIATLPEERSREIEVLEFVPASDIDPMMYDKSYFLEPDGKSSKSYVLLTKTLKETDRVAIVHFALRNKTRLAALRVQDFSKRDVMIVQTLLWPDEIRDPDFPVLDKKVEVKPAELKMASQVVESMTDDFNPDRYHDDYQEQLHELVQAKLEGGEAFTTEEQPKELDETEDVSDLLAKLEASVKARRSGGSDGDGQAKKAPAKKAAAKKAPAKKAAKKAPAKKTAKKAAAKK; encoded by the coding sequence ATGCGTTCCATATGGAAAGGTTCAATCGCCTTTGGCCTGGTGAACGTGCCGGTCAAGGTCTATAGCGCGACCGAAGACCACGACATCAAGTTCCACCAGGTGCACGCGAAGGACAACGGACGCATTCGCTACAAGCGCGTCTGCGAGGTGTGCGGCGAAGTCGTCGAGTATCGAGACATCGCCAAGGCATACGAATCCGAAGACGGCCAGACGGTCGTGATCACCGACGAGGACATCGCGACGCTGCCTGAGGAGCGCAGCCGCGAGATCGAGGTGCTGGAGTTCGTTCCCGCCAGTGACATCGATCCGATGATGTACGACAAGAGTTACTTCCTCGAGCCCGACGGCAAGTCGTCGAAGTCCTATGTGCTGCTGACGAAGACGCTCAAGGAGACCGACCGAGTCGCGATCGTGCACTTCGCGTTGCGCAACAAGACTCGACTCGCCGCGCTGCGGGTGCAGGACTTTTCCAAGCGTGACGTGATGATCGTCCAGACCCTGTTGTGGCCCGACGAGATTCGCGATCCCGATTTCCCGGTGCTGGACAAGAAGGTAGAGGTAAAGCCGGCCGAGTTGAAGATGGCCAGCCAAGTGGTCGAGTCGATGACCGACGACTTCAACCCGGACCGTTACCACGACGATTATCAGGAGCAACTGCACGAGCTGGTGCAGGCGAAACTCGAAGGCGGCGAAGCGTTTACCACCGAAGAGCAGCCGAAGGAGCTCGACGAGACCGAGGACGTGTCTGATCTGCTGGCCAAGTTGGAGGCCAGCGTGAAGGCTCGCCGTAGCGGCGGTTCGGACGGCGACGGGCAGGCCAAGAAGGCGCCTGCCAAGAAGGCAGCAGCGAAAAAGGCGCCGGCCAAGAAGGCCGCGAAGAAAGCTCCTGCGAAGAAGACCGCAAAGAAGGCAGCGGCCAAGAAGTAG
- a CDS encoding amidohydrolase, protein MSSTFFHGGTIWTGVNGTITDALLVVDGTVQALGETARAQAHKADEIDLDGGFLMPSFGDGHAHPLPGGLEAIGPQVRQCKSVDEIVTEVKRFAAEYPDDEWIVGASYESSMAPGGLFDARWLDAAVADRPVVLRAWDYHTVWCNSVALQRAGITADTPDPELGEIPRREDGAPLGTLREWGAVDLVFKVLPERAADVRVGALRTAAQYYLAAGVTWVQDAWVEPADVDTYLAAAQQDALDIRFNLGLYADPRYFDSQLEQFVDARRRVQAAASPLLTANTVKFFADGVIENETGALLAPYCGGLHDHGGSNRGMQVWDNLADAARAVDELGFQIHIHAIGDAAARQALDAIEHVINTNGPRDRRPVIAHAQLVDNADLDRFAALGVIPNMQPLWAQLDPLMVELTIPRLGPDRSEKQYRMRSLVESGAPLAFGSDWPVSSGAPLDGIAIAVSRGGWTPQELITVEHALTAYTAGVAKQAFAEGHWGTIAPGASADLVWLAFDPRTTPPDELADIDIRATYLSGRPAYSATV, encoded by the coding sequence GTGTCTTCGACGTTCTTCCATGGCGGAACGATCTGGACCGGCGTCAACGGGACGATAACCGACGCCTTGTTGGTGGTCGACGGAACCGTGCAGGCGCTCGGCGAAACCGCGCGTGCCCAGGCCCACAAAGCCGATGAGATCGACCTCGACGGCGGCTTCTTGATGCCGTCCTTCGGCGACGGACATGCCCACCCATTGCCCGGTGGTCTCGAGGCGATCGGGCCGCAGGTGCGCCAGTGCAAGTCGGTCGACGAGATCGTCACCGAGGTGAAGCGATTCGCGGCCGAGTATCCCGATGACGAATGGATTGTCGGCGCCTCCTACGAAAGCAGCATGGCGCCTGGCGGCCTGTTCGACGCGCGTTGGCTCGACGCCGCCGTGGCCGACCGGCCGGTCGTGCTGCGGGCGTGGGATTACCACACGGTGTGGTGCAACAGCGTCGCGCTGCAGCGGGCGGGCATCACCGCCGATACCCCGGATCCGGAGCTCGGCGAGATTCCGCGCCGCGAGGACGGCGCGCCGCTCGGCACTTTGCGAGAGTGGGGCGCCGTCGACCTGGTCTTCAAGGTGCTGCCGGAACGGGCCGCCGACGTCCGCGTCGGGGCGTTGCGCACGGCCGCGCAGTACTACCTGGCCGCCGGGGTGACATGGGTGCAGGACGCCTGGGTCGAGCCCGCCGACGTCGACACCTATCTGGCCGCGGCGCAGCAAGACGCGCTCGACATTCGGTTCAACCTCGGCCTCTACGCCGATCCGCGGTACTTCGACTCGCAACTCGAGCAGTTCGTCGACGCCCGTCGCCGGGTGCAAGCGGCGGCGTCACCGCTGCTGACCGCGAACACCGTCAAGTTCTTCGCCGACGGCGTGATCGAGAACGAAACGGGCGCGCTGCTGGCGCCGTATTGCGGCGGCCTGCACGACCACGGCGGAAGCAACAGGGGCATGCAGGTGTGGGACAACCTCGCCGATGCCGCACGCGCCGTCGACGAGCTCGGGTTCCAGATCCACATCCACGCCATCGGGGACGCGGCCGCGCGCCAGGCCCTGGACGCGATTGAGCATGTGATCAACACCAACGGTCCGCGCGACAGGCGGCCCGTGATCGCCCACGCGCAGTTGGTTGATAACGCCGACCTGGACCGGTTCGCAGCGCTGGGCGTGATACCCAACATGCAACCGCTGTGGGCGCAACTGGATCCGTTGATGGTCGAGCTGACCATCCCTCGACTCGGTCCCGATCGCAGCGAGAAGCAGTACCGCATGCGCAGTCTCGTCGAGTCGGGCGCGCCACTGGCGTTCGGCTCGGACTGGCCGGTGTCCTCGGGCGCGCCGTTGGACGGCATCGCGATCGCGGTGTCCCGCGGCGGCTGGACACCGCAGGAGCTCATCACGGTCGAGCACGCCTTGACCGCCTACACCGCGGGTGTTGCGAAACAGGCCTTTGCCGAAGGGCATTGGGGCACAATTGCCCCCGGTGCGAGCGCCGACCTGGTGTGGTTGGCTTTCGATCCGCGTACGACGCCACCGGACGAGCTTGCCGATATCGACATTCGCGCCACGTATCTGTCAGGACGGCCGGCTTACTCGGCCACCGTTTGA
- a CDS encoding APC family permease, which produces MTAPSDIPAATPPKPGPGEGHLQRVLGVPSLVLFGLVYIVPLTVFTTYGIVVQTSGGRLAVSYLVTLAAMLFTARSYARMAAVYPVAGSTYAYTQRTFGAPVGFLAGWSLLLDYLLLPMLNYLVIGIYLNAAIPAVPAWVFVLVTIVIVTVLNIVGIVSVARANLLIIVMQAVFIVVFLVLSFVTLSHSGTVDLMAPLAGDGSATGLSPVLAGAAILCLSFLGFDAVSTLSEEANDPTRSVPRAIMIATVTAGVLFVVLSYVSQLVFPSNQFADVDSGSLDVMKTAGGQFLSTFFTAAYVAGALGSAITSQASVARILYAMGRDGILSRRVFGHIPARFTTPTYAILVVSVISLAAIWAPLDILASIVSFGALVAFSAVNLTVIKHYYFDAGDRGGGGLFNNFVLPFIGFLLTAWLWTSLSGLALLLGLGWFAAGFVWLLVVTRGFQRPTPVLAMEE; this is translated from the coding sequence ATGACAGCGCCGTCGGATATCCCCGCTGCCACCCCGCCGAAGCCGGGTCCGGGCGAAGGCCACCTTCAGCGAGTTCTCGGTGTGCCATCGCTAGTCCTGTTCGGGCTTGTCTACATCGTGCCGCTGACGGTGTTCACGACGTACGGGATCGTGGTGCAGACCAGCGGCGGTCGGTTGGCCGTGTCATACCTGGTGACGTTGGCGGCCATGCTCTTCACCGCTCGGTCGTATGCGCGGATGGCCGCGGTGTATCCAGTTGCGGGGTCGACGTACGCGTATACGCAGCGAACCTTCGGCGCACCGGTCGGCTTCCTGGCCGGTTGGTCGCTATTGCTCGATTACCTACTTCTGCCGATGCTGAATTACCTCGTCATCGGTATCTACCTCAATGCCGCGATCCCCGCGGTGCCTGCATGGGTGTTCGTCCTCGTCACGATCGTCATCGTGACGGTGCTCAACATCGTCGGAATAGTCTCGGTGGCGCGCGCCAATCTGCTGATCATCGTGATGCAGGCGGTGTTCATCGTGGTGTTCCTCGTCCTGTCCTTTGTGACCTTGTCACATAGCGGCACAGTCGATTTGATGGCTCCGCTTGCTGGTGACGGCAGCGCGACAGGGTTGTCCCCGGTGCTGGCAGGGGCGGCGATCCTGTGCCTGTCATTCCTCGGCTTCGACGCGGTGTCGACGCTGTCGGAAGAGGCCAATGACCCGACCCGAAGTGTGCCGCGGGCGATCATGATCGCCACGGTCACGGCCGGTGTGTTGTTCGTCGTGCTCTCGTATGTGTCGCAATTGGTCTTCCCATCCAACCAATTCGCCGATGTCGACTCGGGCTCTCTCGACGTGATGAAAACTGCTGGTGGACAATTCTTGTCGACGTTCTTCACCGCCGCCTACGTCGCTGGCGCACTCGGTTCGGCGATCACATCCCAGGCGTCGGTCGCTCGCATTCTGTACGCGATGGGCCGCGACGGCATCCTGTCGCGGCGGGTGTTCGGGCACATCCCGGCGCGGTTCACCACGCCAACCTATGCGATCCTGGTCGTCTCGGTGATCTCGCTGGCCGCGATCTGGGCTCCTCTGGACATACTGGCCTCCATCGTCAGTTTCGGTGCGCTAGTGGCTTTTTCGGCGGTCAACCTGACCGTCATCAAGCACTATTACTTCGATGCGGGCGACCGTGGCGGCGGTGGACTCTTCAACAACTTCGTGCTGCCGTTTATCGGCTTCCTCCTGACCGCCTGGTTGTGGACTAGCCTGTCTGGTTTGGCACTGCTGTTGGGATTGGGCTGGTTCGCCGCCGGGTTCGTGTGGCTGTTGGTGGTGACGCGTGGATTCCAGCGGCCGACGCCGGTGTTGGCGATGGAGGAGTAG
- a CDS encoding NAD(P)H-dependent amine dehydrogenase family protein: MAIKVAQIGTGNVGRHALAQLITDPRFELTGVWVSSDAKAGKDAAELAGLDNSTGIKATTDLDAVLATNPQCAVYTAMADNRLPDALEDYRKILAAGINVVGSAAVFLQYPWQTLPDELITPIEDAAKAGNASIFINGIDPGFANDLVPLALAGTCQSVEQIRCMEIINYDTYDSATVMFDVMGFGRPLDELPMLLQPGVLSLAWGSVVRQLAAGLGIELDEVKETYVREPAPEDFDIASGHIPEGSAAALRFEVQGIKDGKVAVVLEHVTRLRDDLRPDWPQPAQEGGSYRIEITGEPSYALDLCLSSRKGDHNHAGLVATAARVVNAIPAVIDAEPGITTTLDLPLITGKALYAGS, from the coding sequence ATGGCCATCAAAGTCGCGCAGATCGGCACGGGCAACGTCGGCCGGCACGCGCTCGCCCAACTCATCACCGATCCGCGCTTCGAGCTCACCGGCGTGTGGGTGTCCAGCGATGCCAAAGCGGGCAAGGACGCCGCTGAGCTTGCGGGACTTGACAATTCGACCGGCATAAAAGCGACCACCGATCTCGACGCAGTGCTGGCGACCAACCCGCAGTGTGCCGTTTACACCGCGATGGCCGACAACCGCCTGCCGGACGCACTCGAGGATTACCGCAAGATCCTCGCCGCCGGCATCAACGTCGTCGGCAGCGCCGCAGTCTTCCTGCAGTATCCGTGGCAGACGCTGCCCGACGAGCTCATCACGCCGATCGAAGACGCCGCAAAGGCAGGCAACGCAAGCATTTTCATCAACGGCATCGACCCGGGCTTCGCCAACGACCTGGTTCCGCTCGCGCTGGCGGGCACGTGTCAGAGCGTCGAACAGATCCGTTGCATGGAGATCATCAACTACGACACCTACGACAGTGCCACCGTCATGTTCGACGTGATGGGCTTCGGCAGGCCGCTCGACGAGCTGCCGATGCTGTTGCAGCCCGGCGTGCTGAGTCTGGCGTGGGGCTCGGTCGTCCGTCAACTGGCCGCGGGCCTCGGCATCGAACTCGACGAGGTCAAGGAAACCTACGTCCGCGAACCCGCACCAGAGGATTTCGATATCGCCTCCGGCCACATTCCTGAAGGCAGCGCCGCCGCACTGCGCTTCGAAGTGCAGGGCATCAAGGACGGCAAGGTCGCCGTCGTGCTCGAACACGTCACCCGGTTGCGCGACGATCTACGGCCTGACTGGCCGCAGCCCGCGCAGGAGGGCGGTTCTTACCGCATCGAAATCACCGGCGAACCGTCCTACGCGTTGGACCTCTGCCTGAGCAGCCGCAAGGGCGATCACAACCACGCAGGCTTGGTCGCGACCGCCGCGCGCGTGGTCAACGCGATTCCCGCCGTGATCGATGCCGAGCCGGGCATCACGACCACGTTGGACTTGCCCCTGATTACCGGAAAAGCGCTGTACGCTGGCAGCTAA
- a CDS encoding anti-sigma factor, whose product MTEPNDPDLIAFATPYALHAVPETELAEIERRVAAAPPDVARAFADEVRAVRETMAVMSAATAVEPPDQLRASLLAEVTDDPVRTLNRRINRWQAIGLAAAAAVIIGLGALGLGIALQPTPKPSTAEQVFAAPDVRTVSGQIPSGGTATVVFSREKNAGVLVMNNVAPPAVGTVYQMWLIDDKGPKSAGTMDAKNVAPSTTAVLSDLGDSRTLAFTVEPPGGSTQPTSAPFAKLSLV is encoded by the coding sequence ATGACCGAGCCGAATGATCCCGATCTGATCGCCTTCGCGACGCCGTACGCATTGCACGCGGTGCCCGAAACAGAGCTGGCCGAGATCGAGCGACGCGTCGCGGCGGCTCCCCCGGACGTCGCGCGGGCGTTCGCCGACGAGGTCCGCGCCGTGCGGGAGACGATGGCCGTGATGTCTGCGGCCACCGCCGTCGAGCCGCCCGACCAGCTGCGGGCGAGCCTGCTGGCCGAAGTGACCGACGATCCGGTGCGCACCCTGAATCGGCGGATCAACCGATGGCAGGCGATTGGACTGGCCGCGGCCGCGGCAGTGATCATCGGCCTTGGCGCGTTGGGGCTGGGGATCGCACTGCAGCCGACACCGAAGCCATCGACCGCCGAGCAGGTGTTCGCCGCGCCCGATGTGCGGACGGTGTCGGGCCAGATTCCCAGCGGCGGAACGGCGACAGTCGTGTTCTCCCGCGAGAAGAACGCCGGTGTGCTCGTGATGAACAACGTCGCACCGCCCGCGGTGGGCACGGTCTATCAGATGTGGCTGATCGACGACAAAGGGCCGAAGTCGGCAGGGACGATGGATGCAAAGAATGTTGCGCCGTCGACCACCGCAGTGCTGTCCGACCTCGGCGACTCGCGGACGCTGGCGTTCACCGTCGAACCGCCGGGGGGTTCCACGCAGCCAACCAGCGCACCGTTCGCCAAGCTGTCGTTGGTCTAA
- a CDS encoding Nramp family divalent metal transporter, translating to MIQDTAPRLRPSWLLLGPAFVAAIAYVDPGNVAANVSAGAQYGFLLVWVIIVANVMAGLVQYLSAKVGLVTGRSLPEAVADHTRTPTRIVYWLQAELVAMATDLAEVVGGAIALHLLFDLPLLVGGVITGFVSLLLLTIQNRRGQRMFERVISGLLLIIAIGFLTSLFVEPPAAADVAAGLLPRFHGAESVLLATAMLGATVMPHAVYLHSGLARDRHGHPEAGRRRRMLLRVTRLDVGLAMLVAGAVNLSMLLVAATNLQGRDNTDSIEGAHAAVRDTLGPTVALFFAIGLLASGLASTSVGAYAGAMIMQGLLRRSYPLLLRRLVTLIPALVILAIGIDPSRALVLSQVVLSFGIPFALIPLVRLTSNRDLMGDDTNHRATTALGWTVAGVISLLNVVLIYLMVRG from the coding sequence TTGATCCAGGACACCGCGCCGCGGCTACGGCCCAGCTGGCTGTTGCTTGGGCCTGCGTTCGTCGCCGCCATCGCTTACGTCGACCCCGGCAATGTCGCGGCCAACGTCAGCGCAGGCGCGCAGTACGGCTTCCTACTCGTCTGGGTCATCATCGTCGCCAACGTGATGGCCGGGCTGGTGCAGTACCTGTCGGCCAAGGTGGGCCTCGTCACCGGCCGCAGCCTGCCCGAGGCCGTCGCGGACCACACCCGCACCCCGACCCGCATCGTGTACTGGCTGCAGGCCGAATTGGTCGCCATGGCAACGGATCTCGCCGAGGTCGTCGGCGGCGCGATCGCCTTGCACCTCCTATTCGATCTGCCGCTTCTGGTGGGCGGTGTCATCACCGGGTTCGTGTCATTGCTGCTGTTGACCATCCAGAACCGGCGCGGCCAACGCATGTTCGAGCGGGTGATCAGCGGACTGCTGCTGATCATCGCGATCGGATTCCTCACGAGCCTGTTCGTCGAGCCGCCCGCCGCAGCAGATGTGGCGGCGGGCCTGCTACCGCGGTTCCATGGCGCCGAGAGCGTGCTGCTGGCCACCGCGATGCTGGGTGCCACGGTCATGCCGCATGCGGTGTACCTGCACTCCGGTCTGGCCCGCGACCGACACGGCCACCCCGAGGCCGGCAGGCGGCGCCGCATGTTGCTGAGGGTGACGCGGCTGGACGTCGGGCTGGCGATGCTCGTCGCCGGAGCCGTGAACCTGTCGATGCTGCTGGTGGCCGCCACGAACCTGCAGGGCCGCGACAACACCGACTCGATCGAGGGCGCGCATGCCGCGGTTCGCGACACGCTCGGCCCGACGGTCGCGCTGTTCTTCGCGATCGGCCTGCTGGCCTCCGGCCTGGCGTCGACGTCGGTGGGCGCCTACGCGGGCGCGATGATCATGCAGGGCCTGCTGCGGCGGTCATACCCGCTGCTGCTGCGGCGGCTGGTCACCCTCATCCCGGCGCTGGTGATTCTGGCGATCGGCATCGACCCGAGCCGCGCGCTGGTGCTGTCGCAAGTCGTGCTGTCGTTCGGCATCCCCTTCGCCCTGATTCCGTTGGTGCGGCTGACCAGCAACCGCGACCTGATGGGCGACGACACGAATCACCGCGCGACGACCGCACTCGGCTGGACTGTCGCCGGAGTGATCAGCCTGCTGAACGTGGTGCTGATCTATCTCATGGTGCGGGGATAG
- a CDS encoding PaaI family thioesterase: MVGCYHLSSEFTVTTDMHVRYYRQPRGGPLRAEATMVHNGRTLLSAECSVFDVENRVLIRSTATYTRISVQGRAIPAP; this comes from the coding sequence CTGGTCGGCTGTTATCACCTTTCCTCGGAGTTCACCGTGACAACCGACATGCATGTCCGCTACTACCGGCAACCGCGAGGCGGTCCGCTTCGGGCCGAGGCCACCATGGTGCACAACGGTCGCACGCTTCTGAGCGCCGAGTGCTCGGTGTTTGACGTAGAGAACCGCGTACTGATTCGATCGACGGCGACGTACACCCGAATATCGGTGCAGGGCAGGGCTATCCCCGCACCATGA
- a CDS encoding sigma-70 family RNA polymerase sigma factor, with protein sequence MTLLTPVARLPLVTAELDGLLRGVAHRDVDAFAAFYDRTRARVFGLVTRVLRDPGYSEETTQDIYLQVWRTADKYDPAAGSPLSWLMTLAHRRAVDRVRSEQAASQRESRYGAANVEPPADQVAESVILSDERQQVADCLNSLTDAQRECIRLAYYDGLTYAQVSERLSANLATIKSRMRDGIRGLRRCLGMT encoded by the coding sequence GTGACGTTATTGACACCCGTAGCTAGGCTACCGCTCGTGACCGCCGAACTCGACGGGCTGTTGCGCGGGGTGGCCCACCGGGACGTCGATGCGTTTGCCGCGTTCTACGACCGCACCCGAGCCAGGGTGTTCGGTCTGGTCACCCGCGTGCTGCGCGACCCCGGCTACAGCGAAGAGACCACGCAGGACATCTACCTGCAGGTGTGGCGGACCGCCGACAAATATGATCCGGCCGCGGGCTCACCGCTGTCGTGGCTGATGACGCTCGCGCACCGACGTGCGGTCGATCGAGTGCGCTCGGAGCAGGCGGCCAGCCAACGCGAGTCCCGCTACGGTGCCGCCAACGTCGAACCGCCCGCAGATCAGGTGGCCGAATCGGTGATCCTGAGCGACGAGCGGCAGCAGGTGGCCGACTGTCTGAACTCGCTGACGGACGCTCAGCGCGAGTGTATTCGGCTCGCCTACTACGACGGTCTGACGTATGCCCAAGTGTCGGAACGGTTGTCGGCAAATCTTGCGACGATCAAGTCGCGGATGCGCGACGGGATCCGCGGCCTGCGCAGGTGTCTGGGGATGACATGA